The genomic window tGAACTTCTTATAATGATAAACTATTGTATATCCCAATTTTCTGATCTGTTGTGTTGGAGCGAACGCATTGTGAAAAAGGGGAAATAACTTACGCAAGACTGGTGTCTTGATAAGCAAAATAGTTCTATCAGGCAGTACATCATATCCTTGTAAGTGTGGTTCCTCATTTCAGTCACTGAGCAGAATCATCCTGGATCTGTGAGGAAGCCTGTGAGTCTGAGGAGCCAAAATGAAGCTTTTCTACTTCTTCCTTTTCTGTTTCACAAATGGTGAGGGTGTATCtgcttgtgtttatttaaaagaaaggatatttttttaattaagtctTATTGTTGTCTACATTGTTTGCATCATCAGGTATAAGTCCTACAAAAGGACTACTACATCTGGAGTTGTCTGGAGAAATGCTTCTAAGATTTGTGTTTCTTCCAAACTATAATTCCTATGACAAATCCTGTTGTAAGTTTACTATCTATGGGTGCATAATTTTTGTGATTAGCAATGGATATGTTCATAACGCTTACAAAGGAAGAATAGAAACCTATACATACTCTGGAACATTTGATGTACGAATCTGGAATGTGCGCTCAATGGATGCTGGGCGATACAGATGTGAAATCCTTGGGACACAAAAATACCAGGATTTTCAAGTTGTTATAGCTGGTAAGGTCTTAATTACTTAACTTGGTTCAGATGATTTGTGACAACCTGTTTCATAGTTATGTTATAATGTCTATTTCTGTactctgtgttttgttgtttcatAAATGagtgttttcttgcatgttgaTTCAGACAGTGAGACCGAACTGAACCCAATACTAGCCTTTCCAAAATCCACCATCTTGCCAGTCAGCTCAGCACAGCACCTCTTAGAGAAACACCAAGAGATATCTAGGTAAGCTCAAACACTAAATAATCTACCTAGCTCTAACACACATTCATAGCATATGACAACCTATATGTTAGTCATGTTACACTTTTCAATCTGCTCACATTGCTCTTGACTACAGTAATTTGAATCATTGCATAGTGGTATCATTTAAGTCCAGTTTTACTTCTTCGCTCTTGTTTGCTGATCAGCAATAAATGGAGCTTGAAAGTCACACTGGGAACCATTTTTGGCATCGTGGCAATCATTCTCATCATGTCCATCACACTGACCGTGGTCTACTTTAAAAAGAAGTCAAGAGGTAGGCATGAGAAACGACACATTTAATATCACATGATTTTTAGATCATGAACAAGACCTCACATATAGATAGCATGAATTCATATTACTTAACACTGTGTATTCCATGATTTTAGATCAGTGTGGTAGAAGCTTCCCTAGTGCACTCAACGTCACGCAAGTAAGACTGAATCATCTAACTGACTCATCCTCACATGCTTGGAACAAATGCAACCCATTTTAACACCGGGATATATCTTTCACTTGACTGCCATTATTTTCACTTGACTGCCATTTCAAATTTTGAACcattatatttagtttattgtaatatttctgACTTCAGTGTCTTTGCATTCTGCAGCAGCTACATCAGGAGCTCATCTACACCACAGTGGATTTCAAGCTCCATCAAAAAACGTCCAACATATATGCCAACCTGGACATCCACAACTCAAGACCTGATTCAGGCAATACACTGAAAACACAGGACAGTGTAGAGTACGCTACAATAGCAGGAGTTTTATGATCAGTGAAAAACATAATCATGATATGTGACTGTTTTTATTAGAGTGGttgattaaatattttttgaCACTAAAATTTTACAATATTACATAGGCCGCAATGGCCTATTTGTGTAGAAACAATTTTGtatgagcaaaaacaaaaaggtatgAGCTTTTATACTGTGTAAATGTGCACATACCAGTATTTACTTGCTTGTTTATGTTCATTGCAATCTTTGCTTTTTCTCAAAGTAAGTTTGATGACACTCAATATTTAATGAACTTGTCTAATACAGtggagtccaaaagtctgagaccacaagTGCTAcgattttgcattcttttctaatttaatacaacaatttccATTACTAATTATATcattgacaacaacttgagtgaaaactAGAGTCTTTGAAATATGAAttttcagagtttcttaataTTTGGTACGTCCCCTTTTCGCATTAACAACAGTGTGCACTCAAACTGGCTTGGattccacaagtttgtgcaaaaccttatgatccattttagatcaaattcaTTGGTGTGTTGTCTGAAtacatgcttcaatagaagagattagcaATGGGGAAAATCTAAACTTCTGTACAGAGCAGTTAACATGgtaaatatcacaaatttgcttacttTAAAATAAGGACCTGGAAATAGTGTACagtcttgaatattaaatattcaagatattgagcatttgccttttgtttgttgagcatttgttttaaatattaattctaAATCCTTCTGTTCATTTCCgattttaaatggaaataaaaaccgTTAAAATATTGGCATATCagacttttttctttacagcaaAGTATAAAACACATGATACTGTGTTATGCTGACTCCATCTGATGGAACAAATAGGAAAAGATTCCATGACTGATTGCTCTCAACATTGATGCACTTCAACATAGTGTTTGCAATTCAAATAGTTAATCACAGAGGAATAATGCACTACAGTGTGGTTAAGAAGATAATATTAGACCCAGTAGTAGCTCTGAGCACATAGGTTGTCAGCTCATATTAGTGTAAACATACTAGGACATACACACCTTAAATAAACCCTAAACTAATTTAAGCAAGCCTGAGACTATTGAGTGGTAAGTTACATATGTGACCATGGTTATACAAATAAGTGAACAACTGCCAgggccttttttgttttgtttcctacAAATTCCTAATATGATATCTTATACATTTTGACCTCAAAATAGACATCTTATTTTACCCAATGCACCTGTTCTAATCCTTATGCACAAATGGATCTAGTATCATCAATTTACCTGTAATGTCTTTACAGTGATAAAGCAGTAACACAAACAGGTTGATTTGTGATGTTGCTATTTTTCCTTTATTGTTTGTCACTTTATTTGCTATCTTACATGTTTTCACATATAACTTGAAAAAGACAAACATAAAGGGTTAATATTTCAACCCCTTCGCCATTAGTTCTTAAGCCAGCTGAGCCAGGCCCACAGTGCTGTTCGCCCTGTTAAAGATGGTGTACCAATTCCTGATGAAAACATCACCCAAGATCCAGGAGAAACTGCTTCCGAAGTTGCCACCTGAGAAACCTGTTTGGCAGCTGCTGGAGCCCTAGAAGCAGCATAATGTCGTGGAATTACTCACCTAGATACATTTCTTTATGTTCCAGCTCAAATCTGTTAATCATATTTCTCACACAGTTTGAACATTTAAGTCACAAAGAGTGTTATACAGACCTGGGTGACAAAGGATGATGGAGGGATGGCGAAGGCATAGCCATTAATGGTGAAGGTAACTGAAGGCATGCTCTGGATACTGCTGCAGCTCACAATAGCctgcaataaaaacattttggtaTTGTCAATAGAGCCAATTTTGAACTAGTTAGAGGTAGTTACATTAGGTAGAAATCAAAAAGCCGGTGTTATACATCCACTCACATCTCCATATTGGTCTGTCTGGGCACCAAGATAGGCATTCAGGTTGCTGATATCACTGCTTGGTCCAATAATAAGGGAAGTCCCGGTATCAACAATAGCTTGACAACCACCACTACAACCAACAACCTGTCCATTGATGGTAACACTGCAAAAGACCAGATGAAGCTAGAGTTATACAACACCAATTCCTgaaaaattgggacagtatggaaaatggcaataaaaacaaagaggagtgatttgtaaaagtaaacatttattttgaaattgatgcatgcaacacgttccaaaaaagttgggagagGGGCAATTTacgactaatagcgatgtgacaagttgaaataaggtgATTTGAAATAggtgaggcaattgtctaatcatagtacataaggagcctccaaaaaaggcctagtccttcaagcgAAACGATGGattgaggctcgccaatctaccaacagatgcatcagcaaataatccaacactttgtcaacaacattccccaaagacaaatcggtaggatgtAAAGCAGAATTGTCCAGATTCGCCACCAACTTCTCTGAGCTCAGTCTCATCCGAGACTGTAgaacagtggaatcgtgttttgtggacCGACGagacaacatttcaaatagttttgggacaaaacagccgtcgttttctccgggccaaagaggaaaaggagcattcaagctgttatcagcgtcaggtccaaaagccagcgtctgtcatggtataggGGTTTGt from Ictalurus furcatus strain D&B chromosome 5, Billie_1.0, whole genome shotgun sequence includes these protein-coding regions:
- the LOC128607902 gene encoding uncharacterized protein LOC128607902, whose product is MKLFYFFLFCFTNGISPTKGLLHLELSGEMLLRFVFLPNYNSYDKSCCKFTIYGCIIFVISNGYVHNAYKGRIETYTYSGTFDVRIWNVRSMDAGRYRCEILGTQKYQDFQVVIADSETELNPILAFPKSTILPVSSAQHLLEKHQEISSNKWSLKVTLGTIFGIVAIILIMSITLTVVYFKKKSRDQCGRSFPSALNVTQQLHQELIYTTVDFKLHQKTSNIYANLDIHNSRPDSGNTLKTQDSVEYATIAGVL